The nucleotide sequence GAGCGCCTTCCGCGCTGCGTTGAAGTCATCGACCGAGGCTTCGCGCTCCGGCACTCGGAACCCAATGTCCAGCATGCCATGGCGGCAACCGGGATCAGTCAAAAACTCAAAGTGCATTGAATCAGTGGTGTAGCTTGCGGTGACAGTCACCACCTTGCCCAGATAGAGTTCTGGACGTTCGCGAATGGCGCAGATCGAGGCGCTTTCTTGAAGCTCCTGGGCCTCCTTACTGCTCTCAAACCTACCTCTTAATGCCCGGCCAAGGCGTTGATCTCCGCGCACTCAACAGCCGCCGGGGGCTGCGCTTGCGATGCCAGCGCGATCATAGCTCGGCCGATGGCCTCGTTGCTCGTCACCATCGAGGGGGCCATGTGCTCGGCCACCTTCATCAGCGGTCCACCCAGGAGGTAAAGGGGCTTCAGCGCGCCGTGGCGGGTTCCGGTATGTTCGACCGGCCGTACCCCGCCCGGTCGGAGCATCACGGTACGTATGGGCAGTGCCCCAAGTGCCTGCTCGGTTTCGCCCTTGATCCGCAGCGGCATGACCCGGCTGGTTGGGTCGGCGTAGGCACCCGACACGTAAAGGAAGCAACCCGCTGGGTTTGCCTTGGCCCAGGCTCGCGCGACCGCGAGGGTGGCCTCCAGCGTGACATGCCGGTACTCCGTTTCGGGCGTGCCAACCGGGGGCGCGCCCGCGCAGTAGAAGCAGGCGTCGAAGCCTGAAAGGCGGTCGGCAATCGATGAGGCCTGCATGAAGTCAGAGAGGGCGATTTCGTCCTTTCCCGGGCCGGCATCGTCCGGTTTGCGGACCAGTGCCGCCATCCGGTCGACCGCCGTGGACGCCTCGCAGGCGCGTACCACGCCCTGCCCCACCAGCCCGGTTGCACCGGTCACCAGAACTTTCATGATCGAACCCTCTGCGGTATTGCGAAAACGCAACTGAAACTATCACCCGCACCGGGTGATGGAAATTGCGCCTCATCATTAGGAGAGTGGAGCTTCAGCCAGCGTAGGCCACGAGCGTGTCTCCATGAGAAAGCGGATGGCTTGAACCACGGCAGGTGCACGCCTCGCGCGCCCGTCCCCTAGAATTCCGCTTCCTTGCTGGCAGGCTGCAGCACCTGCTTCCCCCGATCATTGCCGATGCTCAGGGACCCTATCCCGCCCGCCAGCCCATGCGCCCTCGCGACCGAAGAATAATCGACAAAGAAATCGGGCTTGCGCCATTGCGCGGAAATCGACTCACGGCTGCCGCCCTGATCGTTGTTCCAGGCCACCGCCTCCTGCGAAACGGGCGAACCGAACTTGCGCTTCAGCAGCTCCATCACGCGCGGCTGCGCCTCGAACCCCGTAGTGTTAAAGCGCAAGGCAATCACACGCAAGTCGTGCAGCAGAACCAAGCCGCCCGCACCTTCCAGGGAAAGGGTGTCGCCTGCGCCCGCGCCGATCGCCATGCCGATGGGCGCGACCCACGCCGGGAACTCATCCGTGGCAAAGAACAGGTAACCGTACTCGCCGGGTCCGAACTCGGTATTGCCCACGGCCAGGTTTGTCGTGCCGGGCGCCACGCACAGCCCTGTTGCTGGCGGAGTGACCTTCAGCGGCTCTGGCGGCGGGGTCGTCAGCCTCTCGAACCTCCTGGTCCCCAACCAATTTTTGGTCTCGCGGGCAGGCGGAGCTGGCATGGCTAGTTCGCAAAACGGCAGCGCTAACGGCGCCCCCACCTTGATGCCGAATACGTCAGGTTCCGCCGCAGATACCGAGACGGGAGAAGCAATGGTCAGTACAACGAAAAGCGAACTGGCGGCTGCAATAAAACGCATGGGGCTGTCATCCAAGCTGGATAATGATTGGGGCGGAGGTGTGTCCCGGTTGCGACTTTGTGGCTAATGATCGTTCGCGACCGCGAGATATTCTTCGAGAACATTGGCGCGCTCGCAGAGACGAAAAATCTCGTTCTGCATGACCTGAAAGCTGCTCACGGTTTCGCTGCCGTAGAGTGACGACTCAAACGCACCGCTGGTGTTGTGGGAATCGAGCCACGCGCGCTCGGCGCGGATCAGATTTTCCTTGGCTGTGTCACGCTGCGTGCTGAGCAGTGCCTTGTAGGCGCCATTCAATCGAACGTCCTGGCGTTCCTTCTCTCCAGATTGGCATGCAGCAAGTGCGATGCCGTCTGATCCCGCATTTTCAACGCAAGCGTAGAACAGGTTCGTAATGCCTGGAGGCGCTTGACGCTTGATGACCTGGGTGGTGCTTTCGTTCGCCTGGGCGCCAGAGCCGTACATGAAGAATGCAAGGCTCAAGGTGATAATTCTGGTTGTAGCTTTCATGCGGTGTCGGCCTCAGTGTATCCAGGGGCGGCATCGGCTTTCCGTTGCCAGTGTCCCGGTAGTCTACCTTCCAGACAAGGTCCGCGTCGTGAGTGCCCTTGTCGCGCCACCCGAGCCCGCTGGGCCTACATCGATCCGCGCCAGCCGCAACTCATCCGGTCGATCATGACGCCCACCCTGCCCTCTGGCTCCCTCCCTGAGACGCGGAGTCGCGAGACAAGAGCCTGCCGGTTTAGTTGAGGTGCGGCGCAACAAGCTGCCTAAGTTTGTCCACGCCCGTAGCGCGCTGACTTGCCGGATGATGGCTCTGCACCAGGGCAGCCCATTCAGCCCTTGTGGCTTCAGCGAGATCGGACTGATCGACAGGAATCCAATGCATTGACCAGAACGGGAAGCGTCTGGCTCCTGTCATCGCACGCCCCAACTCCATAACCTCGAAGTGGCTCGTCGCGTTGCGTATCCGGCGATAGGCGGACGCTACTCCGTCAGCGGGGCCCTCAAGGTACTGGAGAAAAACAGCTCCATCACACAACAGAACGCCGGTTACTCCCGCCATGGAATTGTGCGCAGCGGCGTCGCGGACGAGTTCGTCGATCTCATCTCTACCAAGGCCGGGAACCAGCTGACTCACATAGGCGATTGCATGAACCGGCACTCTCTTTTCCTCTATATATGCAGCCTGCAGGTCCGAGCATACGATGGCGTCGGTTAATGGATGGTGGAAGCGTGGTGATCTTCACTCGTCCTGCGCCCAACGCGCCAATGCGATAACCATCCCATTTGATCCCATGAATCCACTGCTCGCCCTTCGGGGGCACGTCGCCTGGCTTGGCCAGCTGGGGCTAGAAGGGCCCTGCGGCAGGCTCTGCCGCCACTGCTGCAGGCAGTGCCAACGCTGGTCAAACTGCGCGACATGGCCACCCCCATACTCCCCCTTGGGAATCTCGCCCGCTGCCCGGCTGGCAACGCCTTGCCGGGCTCGGGTTCCTTGGTCTGGTCAAAGCGGCGTTTGCGGCGGTATTCGACCAAGGACATTGCGGCGACCTACTTGCCCAGGCGCTGCCGCACCGCCGCAGCTGTCGGCCACGGTTGTATCCTCACTTCGTGGTCATTGAAGACAACATGGCTCATGGCTCCCGGGCCGGACTCTTCGTTGCACCCGCGCCTTCGCCGGCGGCCAGTTCGGCGCCCGTAAGTGGATCTTCTTCCGGGTCCGAAAGCGTGCGCAAGCTGACTGCCTCCAACGCCAGCTTCTCGCGCTCAGATAGCCCGACCGAGTAGCCTCCTTCACCGCCGTCCAATGCAGCCTGCGCATCGCGATCGCTGACCTGCTCCCAGAGATCACCACTGTTCCAGCTTCCCGTGACGTCGCCTTCGCCCTGGGACATGTCCATGTAGAGATCAGTGAAAGCCGGATCGCCGGGCATCTTGCCGGGCGGGAAGTTGGGGCGAATGCTGTAAAGCGCCTTCTCAAACGATTTCTGATGCGCGATCTCGCGGGTCATCAGGAAGCGCAGGGCGTCTTTGATGCCGGGATCGTCGGTGACGTTGATGAGGCGTTCGTAGACAATCTTGGCACGGGCCTCTGCGGCGATGTTCGAGCGTAGATCCGCAGTGGGCTCACCGATGGAGTCGATATACGCCGCATTCCAAGGCACGCCGCTGGAGTTCACGAGCGCAGGGCCGCCCCCGTAGAGGATCTGCTGCGTGTGGCTGGTGCTGTTACCACCCAGGTTACGCATGTCCTCGACTTCGGCCATGCCCTCGGACTGGACGGCCTTGGGCCCTTGGTTGAGCATGGCAATGATGGTGCCGATGATTTCCAGGTGGCTGATTTCTTCGGTGGCGATATCGAACAGGAGATCCTTCCGCCCCGGATCGGTCTCCCCCAGCGCCTGGGTGAAGTAGCGCATCGCAGCGGCCAACTCCCCTTGGGGGCCGCCAAACTGTTCCAGCATCAGGGTTGCAAGGGCCGGATCAGAGCGCTCGACCCGGACGGTGTACATGAGCTTTTTGTGGTGCAGAAACATGGTGTGGTCCTCTGGCGTTGGCTGGGACGAAATCCCGGATTTCGATAAGGTCTACTATTTCTTGGCTTCCACGCCCGGCGTGGCGTCGCGGACCATGAACTCTTCCGTGACTTCCGGCAGGTGCGCAGCCAACCACTCGGCCATCGCCTCTTCCTGCACCAGGATCTCCTCGCAGACGCGGGCCGTTTCTGCATCTCCGGCCGTCTTCGCGGCGGCAATAAGGGCGGTGTAGGAGGCGATTTCGAAGTGTTCGAATACATACCCCGCCATCGCGCCCTTGACGATCTCGTCGGAGGCGGTCATTCCACCAACCGCCTGACCGAATGCGGCCATCTTTCCCATCACATCTTTGATCGTGGAGGGAGAGCCACCCAAGCGTTTGATGCAGCCTTCCAACAGCTCGCGCTGCCCGATGGTTTCTTGAATGTGTTCCTCAATGCGGGCCTTGAGCACCGGGTAGTGCTCGATGCGCGATGCCTGCCCTTTCAGCATGGTTTCGGCCTGTTGCTCCATCGCGTGTGCATCGCGCAGCCAATCCAACAAGTTCTCTTTGATTTCTGCCATGTGAATCTCCTCCGTGGGTGTAGTCCAGACCCTACGGTGTCATCCATGTGGACGAGGCGAACCTATCGTGAAGAAGTGGAGATAGACTTCCCCGATTTGCACAGATGTTTTTCACAATGCCGTGGAACTGCGACATCGCCTACGGCACCGGCGTCCATGAAGGTCTCCATCCGGGGCGGCGACTCCGCCGCCCCGGTCGGCGTAACCGTCATCCAGGCAGGCCCAGCTTCCAGTTACCGCCGGTCTTCTCGAATCGGACCAGGACCTTGGAGAGCGCCTCGGGTGACGGATCGGCGGCAAGCACCATCACCCCTGGCCCGGTGCCCAGGTACATGCGCCTTCCCGGCTCAATGCCCAGATCGCGGATCCAAAGCCCCCTCGCCTTCAGACAGGGAACGGTTGGGCATCCTGGGTACGTTTCGAGACCTTCGTGGTGAAACGCGTTGATGATCAGGCTCTGCGGTGCGCGCCAGAAGCGCTTGCGGAAGGCGCGTTCGTCGGGGGTCAGCGTGGACCAGTCGTCGTGCATCATGGTTCTCCTGTGTGTTCTCCCTCGCCGGAATGGCGAGGGAGTCGGGAGGTTCAGAACCGTGATGTGGATACGGTGCGACGCTTTTCCGCGAGGGTGTTGTATTGCGCCACCCTCCCGACACAGATTGGTCACCATGCAATTCCACATCGGGTTCTGACACCCAAGACACACCATGCGACCGGCGTAAGAGTACTGGAAATCGAATTCCTCTATTGCCATTGCTGCTTGTCAGCGCGGCAGCAAAAAAGATGTCGCGAACACATCAGTTTGAGACAATTTGTGTGCCAGCGCGCATTTACCACGGTACCAGATCGCACTTTCGGATGACGAGGCCCTGCGAAAATTCATCTACGGGTTTCGTTCCACCCTGTCGCAATGGGCACATGTCGCGCAAACGGCCGCCGGTACCCCCGTCGGCGTGGTCCGCTGCATCGCCTGTAGCATCGGAATCGAAGAGAATCGAGTCGGGACTAGCGCCCTACTCCGCCCTGCACCGCTGCCAGCCGCCGGTAGGTGACGAGACCTGTTCCCACCCATTCGGCAGCTTGCGCATCGCCTGGCCACCCACACATGCGCGCCCTGACTTTGCCGCCGCTTCACTCCCCAGTGCAGGCAGGCGAATCACGTCGTCAGATGGGCCGGGGCGCCCGGCGCGACGCGCCTCACCCTGAAGCGTGCTCGCTTCCAGTTGGTCGCAGTAGAGCTTCATTTTGGGATCCGGGTGATTGGGCCATCCATACTGCTCGCAGTTGAAAGGCGTGGTGGTATTCGACATGGAGTTGTAGGCCGCCTTTGGCACGACTTGCGCGGGCTTGGGGCTGGGCCCTGTGGCGGTGTGTATCTGCGCGACCGCTGTCGACGAAACCAGCAAACCCAAGGTGATCACTGTCAAACGTACGTCCATGTAGCCCCCTTTTCCCTACCCCGGATTCTGCATGCATTAGGGCTGGCCAGACAAGGGTTCCATGACTCTGTTAAACGGCTTGGTAGTGAGGGAAATCCGGATGCCACGTGAAGAAAACCTCTTCGCTTGAGCGTTTGGCTTCACGGTCCTTAAGCATCGCGGGCGTCAACCTATAAGCCCTTCCACCAGAGGATCGATACATGGCGATTAAAACCCTTGAAGAGCTGTTCGTCCACGAGCTTTCCGATATCTACAGCGCTGAAAAGCAGCTGACCAAGGCCCTTCCGCGATTGGCGCGGGCCGCAGAAAACCCCGACCTGGCGGCAGCGTTCGAGACTCATCTGGAAGAGACACAGGGTCAGATCGAGCGCATCGACCAGGTCGTCGAAGTGCTGGGCATTCGCCTCAAGCGCATCAAGTGCGCCGCCATGGAAGGATTGGTCGAGGAAGGCAAGGAAGTCATTGACTCGGTTGACAAGGGCCCCGTGCGCGACGCTGCGCTGATCGGTGGCGCCCAGAAGGTGGAGCATTACGAAATTGCCTCGTATGGCACCATCGCAGCGATTGCCAAGCAGCTGGGGTACAAGGACGCGCTGCCGCTCCTTCTTGAGACCTTGGAGGAAGAGAAGGCAACCGATGAGAAGTTGACCCTCCTGGCGAAGTCCGGTGGAAACGCCAAGGCCGCCCAGGCGGCGTAATGTGTAACTCGGAGGGCGGCACGGGTTGCCGCTCCTCCACTCAAGTCGCATAGGCAGGGCAAACGCCGCGTCGCTTGGTCAACTCTGGGCCGTATGCTCATGTGGAAACGTAACGGTTTATCCATAGTACTGCTCCTGCTGCTTCTCTGCTTCCTCGGGGGGCAGGTGTGGACCGGCTTTCTGGCACATAATCAGGAGCTCGCGGACGCACATCGTGCGTCATTGGACCTGTGGGAGTACCTACAGAGCGGGCACTTCGTCAGCGCCACGTTCGAGAACTGGGAAAGCGAGTTCCTCCAGATGGCCATGTATGTGCTGTTGACTGTCACCCTCCGCCAGAAGGGGTCCGCCGAATCCAGGCCGCTGGACGAAGCCCAGGAAGAAGAGCGCGTTGAACCTGGCCCCACCCCGTGGGCCGTCCGCAAGGGGGGGCTCTGGAAGACGTTGTACGGTCACTCCCTGGCGATCGCCTTCGGCGCCCTGTTCCTTATGAGCTTCTCCCTGCACCTGGCGGGCAGCTGGCGTGCGGAGGTCGAGGAGCAGCTGGCGTTTGGACAGCCGGCCCCGACGTGCTGGGAACACCTTTGGAGCAGCAGCTTCTGGTTCGAGTCGTTCCAGAACTGGCAGAGCGAATTCCTGGCCGTGCTCTCGCTGGTCATCCTGACCATTTTCCTGCGTCAGAAAGACTCGCCGCAGTCCAAGCCGCTTGCCGCACCCCATAGCCAGACGGGCGATTGAGAGGTCTCATCCAGCATGCCCCAGCCCATTCCAGCTCTTTTGATCATCGACATGTTCACCCTGTTCGACTTTCCGGAAGCTGACATGGTGAAGTCCGAGGCACTGCAGGCCGCGAGGAAGATATCCGTCCTGGCGGAGCGTTTTCGCGAGCGGGGAGACCCGGTCATCTACGCAAATGACAACTTCGCCAACTGGCAGATGGACTTCAAGCAGCTGGTAAGTGTCTGCTTGGCTACAGAGGGCGAGTCCTCCGATATCGCCAAGGTTCTGCAGCCACAGCCTGGCGACTATTTCGTGCTTAAGCCCAAACACTCGGCGTTCCTCGCCACCCCGCTTACCGTGCTGCTCGCCAAGCTTGGAGTGAAGGAGCTCGTCGTTGCGGGGATGACCGCCGAATCGTGCATTACCGCTACGTGCTTCGACAGCAATGCGAGGGAGTACGACACGATCGTGGTGCAGGAGGCGGTGGCTGGACTTGGCGCCAACCGAAGGACGGCGTTACGCCTGCTGCAAGACTCAAAGGCGGCGCGAGTCTTGAAGTTGGCGAGCTACCTGCGCCGCTGAGGAATCAAGGGCGGCCGGCGTGAGCTCGCTAAAGTTCCGTGATACCAACTTTTGGTCAAGATGCCGGAGTTACGATGAAGAGTGATTGCTACGTAGTCGCTGACGGCGGATATCCGTCATGAGCGTGACCGGTTGGCATCTGCTTTACCTGCTTTGGCTGTCTGCAGGTGCCATGGACTTCATGCTACACAGGGCCAGCAACATCGAAGCCACGTCGGGTCTGAAAGAATCAACGCTGCACCTGGTTCAGATTGGGATCCTGGGGCTGGCTACAGTACTTTGGCTTAGCTTCCAGGCATCGCCAACACTGCTGGCGATCCTGCTGGCACTGGTGTGCCTGCATGCGATCACTGGCTATTGGGACACAAAGGTGGCCTATCCCAAACGCGCGATCCGGCCCGTCGAGCAGCATGTTCACAGCATCCTGGATCTGGCCCCCTGGATTGCGGCAGGCGCCGTTTATTGGTCCATCCCGGTCAACCAGGCAGGGGTTGGTTTGACCTTCGAGCCAGCCCCGCTACCCATGTGGGTGTTTGCCATCGTGCCGGCGTTGCTCCTTACCGTGCTCCCTGCCCTGATTGAGTTCCGACGTTGCTTTGTCTACCGGGCCTCGTAGATGAACATGCCCTACGTAGCTTTTGGCGGGTAATTGACTCGTGGCAGATGTACGGCAAACTTCCGTACAGGAGGATCACCCATGACTACCGCTATCGCCCGCATCGACCTGCGCCTGAAGCCTGCTGACAAGGCGCGCATCATCCGTGGCGCGGACCTGCGGGGTGTGCCCCACTCGACATTTTTGCGCGACGCGCTACTACGCGAAGCCGACAACGTCATGGCTGCCGAACTGACAATTACCCTCTCGGCTGAAGAGTCCCGACGCTTCCTGAAGGCTTTGGACGCACCCTTCCAGCCCAATGCCAAGCTTATGCAGGCGCTTGCGCGCGTGGGACAGGGCTGATTCGGGCTGCTGTTGAACAGCTCAAGCCCAAGCGCCGCAAACGGTAGAGGTTTACATGTGGCGAACCGACGCTGAATGGCTACCTGCAACAGCAGGCAGCCCAGCATCACCGTGATGGCATCAGCACTACACACGTCCTCGAGGACGACGCCGGCGCTCCACGAAAGCGCTGCCCTTTTCCACCGCGCATACGGCCTTCGCGAAGCCACGGCAAACGCGCATACACTGTACTTGCCGCTGGGGTTCAAGGAGCCCTGATTTCATGCGGCCGTTTGGGCCTTGGGGTTGTCGCCCGGCTTCGCCTCCGCACCGCAAGAATCTGTCCAACCACAGCCGTCAGGAGAATGAGGCTGTTGGTGACCACGAAGACCGTAGATCCCATAAGGGCGCTGTAAGCGATGAACAGTACCGAGGCTGTCATTTGACCGATGAATAGCCACGTGGACACCGCCTCCGTGGAACCCGCCTGGTGCTGTTTGTAGATCTGTCGAGACAGCGTGGCAATGAGGACGGCCGTGGCCGCCCAGCCCAACAGATCCACTGGCATCGAGGTCATCGCGCGTGCGCCTCTATCAAGGAATGAGGATCACCTTGCGGCAGTCCTCCTCCTT is from Stenotrophomonas bentonitica and encodes:
- a CDS encoding NAD(P)H-binding protein; the encoded protein is MKVLVTGATGLVGQGVVRACEASTAVDRMAALVRKPDDAGPGKDEIALSDFMQASSIADRLSGFDACFYCAGAPPVGTPETEYRHVTLEATLAVARAWAKANPAGCFLYVSGAYADPTSRVMPLRIKGETEQALGALPIRTVMLRPGGVRPVEHTGTRHGALKPLYLLGGPLMKVAEHMAPSMVTSNEAIGRAMIALASQAQPPAAVECAEINALAGH
- a CDS encoding lysozyme inhibitor LprI family protein, with product MSLAFFMYGSGAQANESTTQVIKRQAPPGITNLFYACVENAGSDGIALAACQSGEKERQDVRLNGAYKALLSTQRDTAKENLIRAERAWLDSHNTSGAFESSLYGSETVSSFQVMQNEIFRLCERANVLEEYLAVANDH
- a CDS encoding BLUF domain-containing protein, encoding MPVHAIAYVSQLVPGLGRDEIDELVRDAAAHNSMAGVTGVLLCDGAVFLQYLEGPADGVASAYRRIRNATSHFEVMELGRAMTGARRFPFWSMHWIPVDQSDLAEATRAEWAALVQSHHPASQRATGVDKLRQLVAPHLN
- a CDS encoding manganese catalase family protein, whose amino-acid sequence is MFLHHKKLMYTVRVERSDPALATLMLEQFGGPQGELAAAMRYFTQALGETDPGRKDLLFDIATEEISHLEIIGTIIAMLNQGPKAVQSEGMAEVEDMRNLGGNSTSHTQQILYGGGPALVNSSGVPWNAAYIDSIGEPTADLRSNIAAEARAKIVYERLINVTDDPGIKDALRFLMTREIAHQKSFEKALYSIRPNFPPGKMPGDPAFTDLYMDMSQGEGDVTGSWNSGDLWEQVSDRDAQAALDGGEGGYSVGLSEREKLALEAVSLRTLSDPEEDPLTGAELAAGEGAGATKSPAREP
- a CDS encoding ferritin-like domain-containing protein — its product is MAEIKENLLDWLRDAHAMEQQAETMLKGQASRIEHYPVLKARIEEHIQETIGQRELLEGCIKRLGGSPSTIKDVMGKMAAFGQAVGGMTASDEIVKGAMAGYVFEHFEIASYTALIAAAKTAGDAETARVCEEILVQEEAMAEWLAAHLPEVTEEFMVRDATPGVEAKK
- a CDS encoding ferritin-like domain-containing protein encodes the protein MAIKTLEELFVHELSDIYSAEKQLTKALPRLARAAENPDLAAAFETHLEETQGQIERIDQVVEVLGIRLKRIKCAAMEGLVEEGKEVIDSVDKGPVRDAALIGGAQKVEHYEIASYGTIAAIAKQLGYKDALPLLLETLEEEKATDEKLTLLAKSGGNAKAAQAA
- a CDS encoding DUF6766 family protein → MWKRNGLSIVLLLLLLCFLGGQVWTGFLAHNQELADAHRASLDLWEYLQSGHFVSATFENWESEFLQMAMYVLLTVTLRQKGSAESRPLDEAQEEERVEPGPTPWAVRKGGLWKTLYGHSLAIAFGALFLMSFSLHLAGSWRAEVEEQLAFGQPAPTCWEHLWSSSFWFESFQNWQSEFLAVLSLVILTIFLRQKDSPQSKPLAAPHSQTGD
- a CDS encoding isochorismatase family cysteine hydrolase; translation: MPQPIPALLIIDMFTLFDFPEADMVKSEALQAARKISVLAERFRERGDPVIYANDNFANWQMDFKQLVSVCLATEGESSDIAKVLQPQPGDYFVLKPKHSAFLATPLTVLLAKLGVKELVVAGMTAESCITATCFDSNAREYDTIVVQEAVAGLGANRRTALRLLQDSKAARVLKLASYLRR
- a CDS encoding DUF1778 domain-containing protein, with product MTTAIARIDLRLKPADKARIIRGADLRGVPHSTFLRDALLREADNVMAAELTITLSAEESRRFLKALDAPFQPNAKLMQALARVGQG
- a CDS encoding PQ-loop repeat-containing protein yields the protein MPVDLLGWAATAVLIATLSRQIYKQHQAGSTEAVSTWLFIGQMTASVLFIAYSALMGSTVFVVTNSLILLTAVVGQILAVRRRSRATTPRPKRPHEIRAP